Within the Thermostichus lividus PCC 6715 genome, the region CAGCTTACCGCGGCTGCGAAAACCCATCACCGTAAGCTCACCCCTCTACAACAGGAAATCAACCTAATTATTCGGGTGATTCTGGCGCTCGCTATTTTTCTGTGGTTATTAGTGCTGCTATCTCTGTTAGTACGCTTAACCACCCTACCCATGAGTGTGCAAACCGCAGCGGTGGTCGCGGGCTTAGTCCCGGTTGGCTTGTACCTAACCATTACCCTCACCTATGCGTTGGGGGCCATTCGCATTTCCCGCGCAGATGTGCTAGTACAGCAAGTGAATGCCATTGAGTCCCTCAGCAGTATTGATATTCTTTGTCTGGATAAAACAGGTACCCTAACCGCCAATACCCTTGAGTTACACAGCATTCACCTGTTAGCCCATGCACCGGCCAATACCCAGCAGCAGCTAGCAACCCTAGCCGCCAGTGTGAGTGCCCCCAACCGTACCGTGACGGCCCTGTGTGAGGCTTTGGGGGGAACCCCTGCCCCTTACGCTGCGAAATTCCCTTTTCTTCAGCTTATAAGTGGAGTGCCGCGGCATGGGATGAGAGCGGCGCTTATATTTTAGGCGCGCCGGATGTGCTGTTAGAGGGTGCTCAGAGTTATCCCGAAATAGAGGCGTACCTGCACGAAGGCAGAGAGCAGGGGCTACGGGTTTTGTTATTCGCCCACAGCCCAGCACTCCCGCAATGGGATGCCCAAAACGACGCACCATTGCTGCCTGCCAACCTCAGCCCCTTAGCTGTGATTTGGGTGGGCGATCGCCTGCGGCCTCAGTCTAAGGAGGTGCTAGAGCGGTTTCAGGCGGCGGGGATTCGCATCAAAATTATTTCCGGCGATCATGCGGATACCGTTGTTGCTCTCGGCAAACAGGTGGGGCTAGACCCTGAGGCGATCGCGGTCTCCGGCCAAGAATTAGCGCGACTGGATGAGCCAAGCTTTGATCAGATGGCGGTTAACGCCACGGTTTTTGGGCGCATTACCCCTAATCAAAAAGCGCAACTGGTCAGCCGTTTGCGCGCACAGGGACACCAAGTCGCCATGATTGGCGATGGGGTCAACGATGTCCTCTCTCTGAAGCAGGCCAACGTGGGTATCGCCATGGAAAGCGGCAGCGCCATTACCCGCAATGTGGCGGATATTGTGCTACTGAAGGATTCCTTTGCCGCCCTGCCGGAAGCCTTTCGCGAAGGTCAGCGCATTTACAACGGCATTCAGGATGTCACCAAGCTGTTTTTAGTGCGGGTGCTGAGTTTTAGTTTACTGTCCCTAGTCACCGTCATGGCGGGACGCGCCTTTCCGCTGCTAATTAAGCACAACACCCTGTTAACCCTGTGGGGTGTGGGGTTACCCACCTTAGCGGTCGCCTTCTGGGCCGTGCCGGGGCCGCGTCCCTACCGTTCCCTGATTCGTTCGCTCTTGCACTTTGTTGTCCCTGCTACCCTCAGCTTGGCTTTATTGGCAATTTTCGTGTACCTCGGTGTATTGGCACGAGAGCTAACTCCCCTCATGGCACTGTTCCAGAGTGGGTTTGGCTCAGCCTTATTAAACCGTCAAGAGGTCATTGGCGATATTCAGCACAGCATCGCGATCGCCCGCACAGCATTGGTGACCACCCTCCTCTTGGCATCCCTTTGCTTGGTCTTGTTCCTGAAACCTCCCCATCCTGTATGGGTGGGTGGCGCCCCCTTAGTGGGGAACTGGCGCTATGTTGGTGTTGTGGTGGCTCTACTGGCACTATTTATCGGTATGAATGTCTCCCCCCGCCTGCGATCGCTGATGGAGCTGGAGCCGATGTCGTGGCAGTTATGGGCCGGAACAGTCCTGATTGTCATCCTATGGGTGCTGATGTTGCGCACCTTCTGGCGCTACCGGCTCTTAGATCGCTTTTTAGGGGTGAGCCTAGATGGCTGCTACCCAACCTAGGCCAGCACTCACTGAAATGAGTACTAGCAGCCGGAAATTTGGGGCAGGATAGGTGCCAATGCCTTGAACCTGCTTCTCATTACGGTTTAGAATGCAAAGTGCAACAATAATAAACATTTTTTAACTTTTCCCAATCCATATAATGCGTTTAGTCAGCACAGTAGCGTCTGGTTCAAGCCTATGGCGGTGGGTACTCCCGTTGGCCATTCTGCTGACAGTGCTCGGTTGCTGGGGCGTAGCTCTACTACTGCCCTTAACGGATCCCTACGTGCAATCAGTGCGATCGCTAGTGGCGGATGTCAAGCGGGGGGAGCAAATTTATATCATGAATTGCGCAGGCTGCCACGGGCTGGAGGGAAAAGGGCAAGTCGGGCCAACCCTGATTCAAATTAGTCGGCGGCGATCGCAACCGCAGCTTATTCATCAGATTGTAAGTGGTGAAACACCCCCCATGCCAAAGTTCCAAGCTCAACCCCAAGATATGGCCGACCTGCTGAGCTATTTGAAAACCCTGTAGGTCTTCACACTATTGCTTTGTTTAAGGAAATAAGGTAGCCTGTGCTTGGCAATTTAGCAGGGGATCATGCGTCTCTATTAAGTTACCGCAGCAATCATAAACTTATTTTAAGGACCTTGGTAATGACCTCTTCTGAAGATAATATTCCTAACTATTTAATACCAGCGATTCTTTCGACAGTTTGCTGCTGCTTACCCTTTGGTGTTGTCGCTATTATCTTTGCTGCACAGGTGAATTCCAAATTGGCCGCCGGCGATCGCGCCGGTGCGCTCGATGCATCCAACAAAGCCAAACTATTCACATGGATTGCCTTTGGGTTGGGGTTTCTGGGATCAGCAGTTTACATTATTATTACAGTGCTAGCCATTATGGCAGAGCAAAGCGGGATGTGAGTGCCTAATTGTCCCACATAGGAATAGGGCAACAAGCGAGGCAGCGCAACAGCGGGGAGTATGTTACAACTGTAGCTAGCGCTTTCCTTGAAGTTTTTAGAACGTTCTCTTGAGATGGCTAACTGAGTTCTCGGAGCACCGGATCATTTCTGGGTGCATAGGTTATTGTAAATAAAATTCCGTCTCAATTCCTTAACCCCCTGTTTTTGCCCCCTTGGAAGACTACCTTGGATAGCCCAGCCCTCTTCCCTTCTGAAGCACCCAAACGCAAGCCAGTTGTCATTTGTGTGGATGATGAACCAGCCGTATTGGAAAGTTTGCGCATTGAGCTGCGGCGAGCCTTGGGTGAAGACTGTCTCATTGAAACGGCAGAAGATGGCGAGGATGCTCTTGCTCTGATGAGCGAGCTTCAGGAAGACGATCACGAAATTGCGCTTGTGCTGTCGGACTATATCATGCCCAATATCAAAGGGGATGAATTATTGGCACGGATGCATCAGATGTCTCCCAATACTCTAAAAATTATGCTCACCGGCCAAGCCAACCTAGAAGCTGTGGGCAATGCTCTCAAGCTGGCAAAACTCTATCGTTACATGGCAAAGCCGTGGACTCCTGAAGACTTAAAGGTAACGGTGTTAGAGGCTGTGCATAGTTACCTCCAAGATCGGAAGCTAGACGAGCAAAACTATCGCCTACAACTCCTCAATGAGCAACTGCGGCAGGCCAATATTGAACTAGAGCGGGTTGTGAATGAGCAAGCAGCCATCATTGCTGCCCGTACCGCAGAGCTACAAGCAGCCAATAAGGAGTTGATGCACTTGTCGGTGACCGATCCCCTCACTGAGTTGCCCAATCGGCGTTATTTTGATGCTTACCTACGCCAAGAGTGGCTCGTGACCGTTCGCGATCGCCAGTTCCTGTCTCTGATTCTGGCGGATGTGGATTATTTCAAAGCCTACAATGATCACTATGGGCACCATGCTGGGGATCTGTGTCTTCAACAAGTAGCACAAGTGCTGCAGCAGACAGTGCAACGCCCGCGGGATTGTGTGGCTCGCTACGGCGGTGAAGAGTTTGTGATAGTGTTGCCTCATACTGACCTTAGCGGCGCAGAGCTGATTTGCCGTCAGATACAGCACGCCCTTCAACAGTGCCACATTGTCCATGAACATTCGCAGGTGAGCCACTGTGTGACCCTCAGTTTCGGTGTGGCTTCCCTCATCCCCCTTGGGGTCGCTTCCCCCCTAGAGTTGTTTAATGCTGCGGATAAGGCGCTTTACGATGCCAAACGCCAAGGGCGTAACTGCATTGTTGTGAATTCAATCAATAATTCTCCTACGGTTCCTTGCTAATGCTTATGCAAACCCGTCTTCTTGGTCGCACAAACCTGCAGATCACGCCCCTGATTCTGGGCACGTGGCAAGCCGGTAAACGCTGGTGGGTCGGCATTGACGACCAAGAGTCCATCCGCGCGATTCGTGCTGCGGTTGAGGCGGGGATGACCACCATTGATACCGCAGAGGTGTATGGGGATGGTCACTCGGAGCAGATCGTGGCTGCTGCGGTTGGCGATTTGCGCGATCGCTGTGTGTATGCCACCAAGGTTTTTGCCAATCATCTGCGCTACCCAGAGGTGATTGCTGCCTGTGAGCGATCGCTACGCAACCTGAACACTGACTACATTGACCTTTATCAAATTCACTGGCCCTCAGGTTCCTTTGGCACTGAAGTTGTGCCCATTAGTGAAACCATGCAAGCCATGGTGGAGCTACAGCAAGCGGGCAAAATTCGAGCAATTGGGGTATCTAACTTTTCCCGTGCCCAACTCCTTGAAGCCATGCAGTATGGCCGCATTGACAGTGTTCAACCACCTTACTCTCTCTTTTGGCGCTGGGCAGAGACGGAATTAGTGCCCTTTTGTATTGAGCACGACATTACTATCTTGGCTTACTCCGCCCTAGCCCAAGGGTTACTGACCGGGCGTTTCGGTGCCGAGCACCGCTTTGCTCCTGAGGACAACCGTGCCAAAAATCAACTGTTCCAAGGGGAAACCTATGCCCGTGCCCTTGAAGCCATTGAACTGATGAAACCCATTGCGGCCAGTCTTGGCACAACGGTCGGTAACTTAGCCTTGGCATGGCTATTGCATCAACCGCAAACCTGTGCCATTGTGGGTGCTCGCCATCCAGAGCAGGTGCTCGAAAATCTCAAGGCAGCGGAACTGAGCCTCGATCCCTCAATTCTAGAGATGCTCGATGATCTGAGCCAGCCAGTGATCGCCACCCTCGACCCCAGCAATCCGGTAATGTGGAAGTGGTAACGTCGCAAAGGCTGAGTGTCTATGGGAACTATGCTCACAGTCGGGGCGATCGCCCTTTATCTGTTTATTGCAATTCGCTTTTGGCAACGCTTTGATCGCACTTACTATAGTCAATCGCGTTTTCTGCTCAGTGCCCTGTGGTTACCTCTGTTACTCAATGCCTCTTACCGCGAAAACTTTCGTCGCGCCTTACTGAGTTAGAGTGGCCACGTGCATTTGGCTGATTGGTGGCACCAGTGACAGCCGCTGGTTGGCCAACAACCTGCTCAAGGCTGGTTATACCTGCTGGGTAACCGTCACCACCGACGAGGCGTGTACCCTATACCCCCCGCATCCCCGCCTCATCTGCCATGGGGAGCGCTTAACGCCAGACACAGCTCGGCAGTTGGTTCAGCAGCAACAGGTTCAGGCAATTGTGGATGCCTCCCATCCCTTTGCCACAGCGATTTCCACCCTAGCCATGGGGCTGAGCCGGGACTTGCACCTCCCCTACCTACGATTTGAACGTCCCGATTACAGCCTTGAGCGACCCAACTGTATCGATGTCGAAACCTTGATCCAGAGCCATTCCCTTGTGGGTGAGCGGGTGCTGCTGACCATTGGCAGCCAACTCCTTGCTGCGTTTGCCCCTTTACAAAAAAGCGCCACCCTGTTTGCGCGCATTTTACCCACCCCTAATGCCCTAAACCTTGCCCTAGAAGCGGGGTTTGCGCGGCAGCAACTGGTGGCCATATTTCCACCGGTTTCGCGGGAGCTAGAGCGCGCCCTCTGGCAGCACTGGCAGATTACCACGGTTGTCACCAAAGCCTCGGGCACCGAGAGTGAACAGATCAAACAGGAACTCGCGCAAGAGCTAGGGGTCACTCTCATCACCTTGCAGCGGCCAGTGATCACCTATCCCCAGCAAACGGCGGACTGGGCGGGGGTAGTGGCCTTTCTAGAGCAGCTAACGTGATGCTCGCTCTGCCATGGGCACGTAGGCCTGCTGATGGGCACCGGTATAGATTTGGGTGGGACGGTAGATGCGATTAGTTTCCAATTGTTCTTTCCAGTGAGCTAGCCAGCCAGCCACCCGGGCGATCGCAAACACCGGCGTAAACAAATCACTGGGAATCCCGAGGCGACGATAGACCAAGCCAGAGTAAAAGTCCACATTGGGATAAATCCCCTTATAGCTCAGGTACTCGCCCACCACCTCCTCCAGCTTCAGGGCAATCTCGTAGTAGCGATCGCCACCAAACTTATCAAACAACTGCTCCGCTAACTTTTGTAAAATCGTTGCCCGCGGATCCTTCACCTTATAGACACGATGGCCAAAGCCAGCAATTTTAATTTTATTGTCCACACACTTTTGCACATAGGGACGGACATTCTCAACACTGCCAATTTCCTCAAGCATATTGATCACATCCTCATTTGCCCCCCCATGCAACGGCCCTGCCAGCGTACCCACCGCCGATGCCACCACAGCGTATGGATCGGTGAGGGTTGAAGCCGTCACCCGCGCCGAAAAGGTTGAGGCATTCATCGTATGCTCAGCATGCAGAATTAAGCAGATGTCAAACACCCGCGCCGCAAACGGATCAGGCCGTTGCTCATTGAGCATGTAGAGAAAATTAGCCGCATAATCTAGCTCATCGCAGGGCATCACCGGGTCATTTCCCTTGCGGATCAGCTGGAAAGCTGCCACCATCGTTGGGATTTTAGCTAACAGACGAATGACTGCCGCGCGGATATAGGCCGGATCATCCAGTGCTCGCCGCGAGTAAAACAGCCCTAAAGCTCCTGCTGAGGCTTGCAGCGCATCCATCGGGTGGCCACTATCTGGAAAACACTTCATCATATCGCGGATGCGGTACTTAACGCGGCGATGGTAGGTGATATCGTGCTCAAACGCCGCCAACTCCTCCTGAGTCGGCCAATACCCCCAGATCAACAGGAAAGAGGTTTCCAGAAACGTACTTTTTTCCGCCAGTTCTTCAATAGGGACACCGCGATATTCAAGAATACCCGCTTGGCCATCCACATAGCTAATAGCCGATTGGGCAACGGGAATACCGTCAAGACCGGGACTAAATTCACAAGCAACCATGCTGGGGTGTCCTTAGTGGCAACAAATCTCTATCAATTCTAGGAGACAGTGGGGAAATGATGTTTGTATGTTAAGCTGCACCCCCCCATTCCTCCAAACTTTTGCTAAGTTTTGCAGCGGACGAAAACGTCACTGTTACGATCGCTAGTCAGAGGCTCGTTGCCCCTGCCTACCCTCACACCAAGGACTGTCACCTATGAAACTTGCCTACTGGATGTACGCTGGGCCTGCTCACATCGGCACCCTCCGCATTGCCAGTTCATTTCAGAACGTCCATGGCATTATGCACGCCCCCCTTGGTGACGACTACTTCAACGTCATGCGATCCATGCTCGAGCGGGAGCGCGACTTTACCCCCGTTACCGCCAGTATCGTAGATCGCCACGTCTTAGCCCGCGGCTCCCAAGAAAAAGTCGTCGATAACATTACCCGCAAAGACAGCGAAGAGCATCCTGATTTAATTGTTTTAACCCCCACCTGTACCTCCAGCATTCTTCAAGAAGACCTACAAAACTTTGTCCAGCGCGCCAGCCTGAGTACCACTGCCGATGTCATTTTGGCGGATGTTAACCACTACCGCGTCAATGAACTCCAAGCCGCCGATCGCACCCTCGATCAGATTGTTCAGTTCTATATCGAAAAAGCCCGCCGTCAGGGTACCCTCAGCACAACCAAAACCCCAACCCCCAGCGTTAATATTATTGGCCTCACCACCCTAGGCTTCCACAACCAGCACGACTGCCGCGAACTCAAACACCTCATGGCCGATTTGGGGATTCAAGTGAACCTTGTCCTGCCAGCCGGTGCCTCGGTACACGACTTAGCGCGGCTGCCTCAGGCCTGGTTTAACCTTGTGCCCTACCGAGAAATTGGCGGCCTCAGTGCCCAGTACCTTGCCAATGAATTTGGGATGCCCAGCGTCACCATCACACCGATGGGCGTGATAGAAACCGCTCGCTGCATTCGCGCCATCCAATCCGTCCTCAACGAGCAAGGGGCAGATGTCAACTATGAACCCCTGATTGAGCACCAGACCCGTGACGTTTCCCAAGCTGCTTGGTTTTCTCGCTCCATTGACTGCCAAAATCTCACCGGCAAAAAAGCCGTCGTCTTTGGGGACAACACCCATGCGGCTGCCATGACCAAAATCCTGACCCGAGAAATGGGAATTCATGTGGTGTGGGCAGGCACCTACTGCAAGTACGATGCCGACTGGTTTCGCACAGAAGTGACTGGCCTGTGCGACGAGGTGCTGATTACCGACGACCACACCGTTGTGGGTGATGCCATTGCCCGCGTTGAACCGGCTGCCATCTTTGGCACCCAAATGGAACGCCACGTTGGCAAACGCCTCAATATTCCCTGCGGAGTCATTGCCGCGCCCATCCATATTCAGGACTTTCCAGTGGGCTATCGTCCCTTTTTGGGGTACGAAGGCACCAATCAACTGGTGGACTTAATTTATAACTCCTTTACCCTCGGCATGGAAGACCACCTCTTAGAAATCTTTGGCGGTCACGACACCAAAGAAGTGATTCATAAAGGCTTGTCGGCAGCAACAGATTTGACTTGGACAACGGATGGCTTAGCGGAACTGAATAAAATCCCCGGATTTGTTCGCGGTAAAGTCAAGCGCAACACCGAAAAATTTGCCAGGGAGCAGGGCATCACCGAGATCACCGTGGAGGTACTCTATGCGGCCAAGGAAGCGGTTGGCGCGTAGCCTGCCCGCAAGCTAGTCTTTAGGGCGTATGTTCCCTCGGTAGTCCTGCAAAGAAGGGAGATGACCTAGCCTTGCCCTTTGTAGCAGAACAGTGTCACCATGATCGGTAATAGAACCGTAAAAGATAAGTACTATGGCCATCAAAAACTCTCCCGAAGTTCCCCGTAGCCGTTGGATTGGCAATGTACTGCTCCTACTGGGGTTTGGTTTTTTATTGATTAATCTGTTCTTCCCACAACTATTTTCACCGCGCCCTCCCCAAGTGCCCTACAGCATGTTCATCCATCAGGTCCAAGAAGGGGAGGTGCAACGCGCCTACGTTAGTCAAAACGAGATTCTCTACCAATTAAAGCCTGAGGGAGACAAGCCACCCCAAGTTTTGTCCACCACACCCATCTTTGATTTAGAACTGCCAAAACTTCTAGAGTCTCAAGGGGTAGAATTTGCTGCTGCACCGCCACCAAAAAACAACTGGATTTTTAACATCTTGGGGTGGGTGATTCCACCAATTGTGTTTGTGCTAATTTTTCAGTTTTTTGCCAATCGGCAAGCGGGGGGAGGTGCCCAAGGTGTGCTCTCCATCAGCAAAAGTCGCGCCAAAGTCTATGTACAGGGGGATAACGTCAAGATTGGCTTCGACGATGTGGCGGGTGTTGAAGAGGCAAAAACAGAACTGGTGGAAATCGTTGATTTCCTCAAAAATCCCCAGCGCTACATCCAGATTGGTGCCCGGATTCCCAAGGGGGTATTGCTGGTAGGACCACCGGGAACGGGTAAAACCCTGTTGGCCAAAGCCGTTGCGGGGGAGGCTAATGTACCCTTTTTCTCGATTTCTGGCTCTGAATTTGTGGAATTATTTGTGGGTGTGGGGTCAGCGCGGGTGCGGGATTTGTTTGAGCAGGCCAAGAAACAAGCCCCTTGTATTGTCTTCATTGATGAACTGGATGCCATTGGTAAGTCCCGCTCCAGCAGCGGTTTCTATGGTGGCAACGATGAGCGCGAGCAAACCCTCAACCAGTTACTAACAGAAATGGATGGCTTTAATGCTGCGGAGGCGACGGTCATTGTGCTGGCGGCAACGAACCGACCTGAAAGCTTAGACCCAGCGTTGCTGCGCCCGGGTCGCTTTGATCGTCAAGTACTCGTCGATCGCCCCGATCTCAGTGGCCGGGAAGCAATTCTCAAAATCCATGCCAAAAAAGTCAAATTATCCCCCAGTGTTGATCTACGGGCTATTGCCACCCGGACACCGGGCTTTGCGGGGGCAGACTTGGCCAACCTAGTGAATGAAGCTGCCTTGCTGGCGGCTCGCAATCACCGCGAATATGTTGAGCAACAGGACTTTGCTGAAGCCATTGAACGCATTGTTGCGGGCTTAGAGAAGAAAAGTCGCGTCCTCAGTGACAAAGAAAAAGAAATTGTTGCCTACCATGAAGTGGGGCATGCCTTGGTGGGCTATGTCTTGCCGGGGAGTGGTCGGGTTGAAAAAATCTCTATTGTGCCGCGGGGGATGGCAGCCTTGGGCTATACCTTACAGCTGCCGACGGAAGACCGGTTCTTACTCGACGAGAAAGAGCTTCGCGGTCAAATTGCTACACTGCTGGGGGGGCGATCGGCAGAAGAAATTATCTTTGGCAGTGTGACAACTGGAGCAGCCAACGATCTCCAACGTGCCACCGACCTCGCCGAGCGCATGGTTCGTAGCTATGGCATGAGTAAAGTATTAGGTCCCCTTGCCTTTGAAGAGCAGCGGGCCAACTTTCTTGGGAACGGGGCAATGCTGCGTACTGTCAGTGAGGAAACAGCCCGAGCCATTGACCGGGAAGTCAAAGATATTGTGGAAACGGCTCATCAGCAGGCTCTAGAGATCCTAAAGGCAAACCGCGATCTCCTAGAACGAATTGCTAAGGTACTCCTTGAAAAAGAGGTTGTTGAGGGGGCAGAACTCCACGAGCTACTCGCAGAGGTCAAAAACCCGGTTGCAGCCTAAGGGCAGGGAGCATCAGGTGACGCTGAAACCATCCTACTGGCCTTATCAGGGTATTTTTCAATGATCAAATAAAAAACTCGCCCCTTGTGAATCGCGTCAAATTAGCTTAGGGTGGGTAAGCGTAGCGATATGAGTATGCATAAATACCTAATTCGCTCTCCTAGAGCATTGCCGCTGCATAGTCTCTGGTCTGGCTCGATACCATCTTGTAGTCATTCCCTGCTGCTGGCAGGGCTAACGTTGGAGTTGTCGAGGAATGAACCGTGCCACCGCTCCCTGTATTCCTCTAATGAGGGGTAAGACCAAGATTGAACTAAACCAATAGGAGACAGTATGAAAACATTAGCACGCTTGGGCGTTTTGGCAGGGCTGATGAGTAGTTTGTGGCTGGCACCAGCCATGGGCGGTTACCACGTGGCCACTGCCTTGCCCGAAGAACAAGTGCTGCGGATTTTAAATAATGTTCCCGTTTTCATGATTACCAACGATAAAGGGGAACCCCTCACCTTTGAGATTCCTAATCCTCAGGATCAAAGTAAAAAAGTTCAGGTGTTTACTTTCTTTATTAATCAACAGGATGCTCAAACGGCACTCAATACCATCAAGACCCAGCAACCGGACGTGGGTCGTGTCGCGCGAGTTTCAGCAGCAGCGCTCAGTGGCGCTCTGAAAATTGCGATTGAAAGCCAAAAGAACCCTGCGGTCGGGGTGGATATTATTCCCTCCAGTCAGCAACTTCAAGCCGCTGTGGATATGCTCAAAAAAAGTGGTGATCTGGTCGAGCGGGATGGGCGTATTCTCACCAAGAATGGGCAGCCGTTTGCTGGGGGAACACCGTTATTCTTTTTAGCCGATACCAAGACTGGCAACCCAATTGCAGTGGAAGCTCAGGTGCGGGAAAATGGCCAAACCCGCACGCAGCGGTTTATTCCCTTTTACTTTGATAATGCTCAACTGCAACGAGAGGTGGATCAAGCGCGGCAGAAACGACCCGAGCTTGCGCGGGATACAGGCATTCGGGTGATTATGCTAGACAGCTTGGTCTCGACGATGCTCTCGAGTAATGATCCGGTGGCGGGGCAAATTCAACTGATTCAAACCCCTGATGCGATCCAGTTTGCGGTGCAACAGCAAGGGGGCAGCAACCAAGCGGGAAATCGCTAGGACAAGCTCATGCCCTTGCC harbors:
- the ftsH4 gene encoding ATP-dependent zinc metalloprotease FtsH is translated as MAIKNSPEVPRSRWIGNVLLLLGFGFLLINLFFPQLFSPRPPQVPYSMFIHQVQEGEVQRAYVSQNEILYQLKPEGDKPPQVLSTTPIFDLELPKLLESQGVEFAAAPPPKNNWIFNILGWVIPPIVFVLIFQFFANRQAGGGAQGVLSISKSRAKVYVQGDNVKIGFDDVAGVEEAKTELVEIVDFLKNPQRYIQIGARIPKGVLLVGPPGTGKTLLAKAVAGEANVPFFSISGSEFVELFVGVGSARVRDLFEQAKKQAPCIVFIDELDAIGKSRSSSGFYGGNDEREQTLNQLLTEMDGFNAAEATVIVLAATNRPESLDPALLRPGRFDRQVLVDRPDLSGREAILKIHAKKVKLSPSVDLRAIATRTPGFAGADLANLVNEAALLAARNHREYVEQQDFAEAIERIVAGLEKKSRVLSDKEKEIVAYHEVGHALVGYVLPGSGRVEKISIVPRGMAALGYTLQLPTEDRFLLDEKELRGQIATLLGGRSAEEIIFGSVTTGAANDLQRATDLAERMVRSYGMSKVLGPLAFEEQRANFLGNGAMLRTVSEETARAIDREVKDIVETAHQQALEILKANRDLLERIAKVLLEKEVVEGAELHELLAEVKNPVAA
- a CDS encoding Tic22 family protein, which codes for MKTLARLGVLAGLMSSLWLAPAMGGYHVATALPEEQVLRILNNVPVFMITNDKGEPLTFEIPNPQDQSKKVQVFTFFINQQDAQTALNTIKTQQPDVGRVARVSAAALSGALKIAIESQKNPAVGVDIIPSSQQLQAAVDMLKKSGDLVERDGRILTKNGQPFAGGTPLFFLADTKTGNPIAVEAQVRENGQTRTQRFIPFYFDNAQLQREVDQARQKRPELARDTGIRVIMLDSLVSTMLSSNDPVAGQIQLIQTPDAIQFAVQQQGGSNQAGNR